One part of the bacterium genome encodes these proteins:
- a CDS encoding MFS transporter translates to MEDIKKQKRIILFLLINSIYFFSYFQRVGVPGTIFNELQSEFSLSATAVTGLASLSFLIYGFMQIFAGITADRVGGVWTFLLGAFLFSFASILFPFSYNPFLLFLARGFVGFSASFIFVSLIKIISTIFKEEEFPLYLGISLILGYSGGVFATYPLERSVSFIGWRNSFLIAGVLCLLFSILCLISFKTGKDGVLQKHTFSLPRFLKVVKNTHTLPVIISGPVSFGIYFLFQSSIGKKFLEDFCYFSSAKAASFTFIMMSFNTLFAFISAYTSQITGKRKPIIMFSTSSTLIGIIILLFNLIFNINPKLFLISYLLLAISAAVSPVYITVIKEMNSIELTATSVGFLNTVSYLFVSSIGFITGRILDHFRHISVEISGMVIYPAIAYRTIFLLCLSLSLISFLISFSLKETGVSESK, encoded by the coding sequence ATGGAAGATATAAAAAAACAGAAGAGAATTATTCTTTTTTTGCTTATAAATAGTATATATTTTTTCTCCTATTTCCAGAGGGTAGGGGTACCTGGAACAATTTTTAACGAACTCCAGTCAGAGTTTTCTCTTTCTGCAACTGCTGTAACAGGGCTTGCTTCACTTTCCTTTCTTATATATGGTTTTATGCAGATATTTGCTGGAATAACTGCAGACAGGGTTGGTGGTGTATGGACATTTCTTCTCGGTGCTTTTCTTTTTAGTTTTGCATCCATTTTATTTCCTTTTTCTTATAATCCTTTTCTTCTTTTTCTTGCGAGAGGTTTTGTTGGTTTTAGTGCCAGTTTTATTTTTGTAAGTTTGATAAAGATAATAAGCACAATTTTCAAAGAAGAGGAGTTTCCTCTGTACCTCGGGATTTCACTGATTCTGGGGTATTCCGGGGGTGTTTTTGCTACATATCCTCTTGAACGTTCAGTCAGTTTTATTGGATGGAGGAACTCTTTCTTGATAGCAGGTGTTTTATGTTTATTATTTTCTATCTTATGTCTCATATCTTTTAAAACAGGGAAAGATGGTGTTCTTCAGAAGCATACATTTTCACTCCCCCGTTTTTTAAAAGTTGTAAAGAATACACATACTCTCCCTGTTATCATATCAGGACCTGTAAGTTTTGGAATATATTTTCTATTTCAGTCATCCATAGGGAAAAAATTCCTTGAAGATTTTTGCTATTTTTCATCAGCAAAAGCAGCATCCTTTACCTTTATAATGATGTCTTTCAATACACTGTTTGCTTTCATATCCGCTTATACTTCACAGATTACAGGAAAACGTAAACCCATTATAATGTTTTCAACCAGTTCCACCCTTATTGGAATTATCATTCTTTTATTCAACCTTATATTTAATATCAATCCTAAATTGTTCCTTATTTCCTATCTGCTCCTTGCAATCTCTGCTGCTGTTTCTCCAGTGTATATTACAGTAATAAAAGAGATGAATTCTATAGAACTTACTGCTACATCAGTTGGTTTTCTTAATACTGTCTCTTATTTATTTGTCTCATCCATAGGTTTTATTACAGGTCGTATACTTGACCATTTCAGACATATATCTGTAGAGATTTCAGGTATGGTAATTTACCCTGCAATTGCATATAGAACTATCTTTCTTCTCTGCCTTTCTCTATCTTTAATTTCTTTTCTCATATCCTTTTCTCTGAAAGAAACAGGTGTTTCAGAATCAAAATAA
- a CDS encoding lipid-binding SYLF domain-containing protein: MRKKIYYFLICVFILTSVFAYAAVSRKSLVQRIRNAEYNLRYIMSSQDSAIPQQFLKDAYAIIFLKQYKGGFVIGAKGGNGIILAKDKETGEWSPPAFMATAEGSFGLQIGGKVIDAILLVMNEEGLTLLLKSPVKIGGEISAAAGPVGRDVGVGAGLPATGLFIYSRARGAFVGGSIEGGLIMCENEANKVFYGIEDITPRQILLEKRVTMPKEAESLIKALKKYESSN; this comes from the coding sequence ATGAGAAAGAAAATATATTACTTTTTGATCTGTGTATTTATCCTTACATCTGTTTTTGCTTATGCAGCGGTTTCAAGGAAATCACTTGTTCAGAGAATCAGAAATGCTGAATATAACCTCAGATATATAATGTCTTCACAGGACTCTGCTATTCCTCAGCAGTTTCTCAAGGATGCCTATGCAATAATTTTTTTAAAACAGTATAAAGGTGGTTTTGTCATTGGTGCAAAGGGAGGAAATGGTATTATCCTTGCAAAAGATAAAGAAACAGGAGAGTGGAGTCCTCCTGCCTTTATGGCAACAGCAGAAGGGAGTTTTGGATTACAGATTGGAGGAAAGGTAATAGATGCAATCCTGCTGGTAATGAATGAAGAAGGACTGACACTTCTATTGAAGTCCCCTGTAAAGATAGGTGGGGAAATATCTGCAGCAGCAGGTCCTGTGGGGAGAGATGTCGGGGTTGGAGCAGGTCTTCCTGCCACAGGACTGTTTATTTACTCAAGGGCACGAGGTGCCTTTGTCGGTGGCTCTATAGAGGGTGGTCTTATTATGTGCGAGAATGAGGCAAACAAAGTTTTTTATGGAATAGAGGATATTACCCCCAGACAGATTCTTCTTGAGAAAAGGGTAACGATGCCTAAAGAAGCAGAGTCCCTTATAAAAGCATTAAAAAAATACGAGTCCTCTAACTAA
- a CDS encoding secondary thiamine-phosphate synthase enzyme YjbQ has product MKSYKKELTFNTEKRIEFINITKEVQKAVDESGIKEGLCLVNAMHITASVFINDDEKGLHNDFERWLEKIAPHQPVSQYHHNVSEDNADAHMKRQVMGREVVIAITNGKLDFGTWEQVFYGEFDGRRQKRVLIKIIGE; this is encoded by the coding sequence ATGAAAAGTTATAAAAAAGAACTGACCTTTAATACAGAAAAACGGATTGAATTTATAAATATTACAAAAGAAGTTCAGAAAGCAGTTGATGAAAGTGGAATTAAAGAAGGGCTCTGCCTTGTAAATGCAATGCATATAACAGCGAGCGTCTTTATAAATGATGATGAAAAGGGACTCCATAATGACTTTGAGAGATGGCTTGAAAAAATAGCGCCTCATCAACCGGTATCACAATATCATCACAATGTGTCAGAGGACAATGCAGACGCGCATATGAAAAGACAGGTTATGGGTAGAGAGGTAGTAATTGCTATCACCAATGGGAAACTTGATTTTGGTACATGGGAACAGGTTTTTTACGGGGAGTTTGATGGAAGAAGACAAAAACGAGTCCTGATTAAAATCATTGGGGAATGA
- a CDS encoding RidA family protein, producing the protein MFKTISTDKAPWAIGPYSQAIVADKFIFLSGQIPLDPLTNQIVKGDITIQTQQVIQNIIVILKEAGCGIENIVKTTVYLKNINDFEKMNLVYASFFKHKPARSTVEVSGLPKGALIEIDCIAIIPQ; encoded by the coding sequence ATGTTTAAAACAATTTCAACCGATAAAGCACCATGGGCAATAGGTCCATATTCACAGGCGATTGTAGCAGATAAATTTATTTTTCTATCCGGACAGATTCCCCTTGACCCTCTTACTAATCAAATAGTCAAGGGAGATATAACCATTCAGACACAGCAGGTAATCCAGAATATAATAGTGATTTTAAAAGAGGCTGGTTGTGGTATTGAAAATATTGTAAAAACAACGGTCTATCTTAAAAACATAAATGACTTTGAAAAAATGAATCTTGTATATGCTTCTTTTTTCAAACATAAACCAGCGCGTAGTACCGTTGAGGTTTCAGGCCTTCCCAAAGGTGCATTAATAGAGATAGATTGTATAGCAATCATTCCCCAATGA
- a CDS encoding PilT/PilU family type 4a pilus ATPase: MGENLLVQLMEMSWEKNASDIHLQTGSHPALRIKGDIVKLEYLPELTMEIMQEITNFILKNPSDIEKLEQYGSIDTSFGIHNIGRFRINIFKQRGSLSLVARRLSNVIPDFNSLNLPAAVSKISQFPNGLVLVTGPTGSGKSSTLAAVINDINKNRQCHILCIEDPIEYLYKNEKAIITQREIGVDVESFRSALKYAVRQDPDVILVGEMRDSDTVEFALQAAETGHLVFGTLHSSNVSLTISRILNFFPQERHHQVRRGLGMHLRAVISQLLLPSINPDVHLIPACEIMFVTPLISRLIMEGKDDKIIKAMKAGKSEGMQDFDDALIELVNKGMINEETALKYTENPHSLEMKLKGIYLSEEGGIVT, from the coding sequence ATGGGAGAGAATTTACTCGTGCAATTGATGGAAATGTCCTGGGAGAAAAATGCTTCAGATATCCATTTACAAACAGGTTCTCATCCTGCTTTAAGAATAAAGGGAGATATTGTAAAACTTGAATATCTACCAGAACTCACTATGGAAATTATGCAGGAGATAACAAACTTCATTCTTAAAAATCCTTCTGATATTGAAAAACTTGAACAATATGGAAGTATTGATACATCCTTTGGAATTCATAACATTGGAAGATTCCGTATAAACATATTCAAACAAAGAGGGTCATTATCTCTGGTAGCCAGACGACTATCAAATGTTATACCTGACTTTAATTCTCTCAACCTACCTGCTGCTGTATCAAAAATATCTCAATTTCCAAATGGACTTGTACTTGTAACAGGACCTACAGGTAGTGGAAAATCATCAACACTCGCTGCTGTAATAAATGATATTAATAAAAACAGACAGTGTCATATATTGTGTATAGAGGACCCTATTGAGTACCTTTATAAAAATGAGAAGGCAATCATTACTCAAAGAGAAATAGGAGTGGATGTTGAGTCATTCAGGTCTGCATTAAAATATGCAGTAAGACAGGACCCGGATGTAATACTTGTAGGAGAAATGAGGGATAGTGATACTGTTGAATTTGCTTTACAAGCAGCAGAAACAGGACATCTTGTTTTTGGAACACTTCACAGTTCTAATGTTTCACTCACAATATCTCGTATATTAAACTTTTTCCCACAGGAAAGACATCATCAGGTACGGAGAGGACTGGGTATGCATCTACGTGCTGTGATTTCACAACTTTTACTTCCTTCCATTAATCCGGATGTTCACTTAATACCTGCCTGTGAAATTATGTTTGTAACACCCCTTATCAGCCGACTTATTATGGAGGGTAAAGACGATAAAATTATAAAGGCAATGAAGGCAGGAAAATCAGAAGGTATGCAGGACTTTGATGATGCGCTTATTGAACTTGTTAATAAAGGTATGATTAATGAAGAAACCGCACTAAAATATACTGAAAATCCTCATAGTTTAGAGATGAAACTTAAAGGAATATATTTGAGTGAAGAAGGTGGTATTGTTACATAG
- a CDS encoding GAF domain-containing sensor histidine kinase, with translation MIKTFEEKCRLLNYELYLLHTISKAIKETFNEGKILNVTLTALTANGALGLSRAAIFYYDKEKNIIYGKKGIGPFDEKEAAQIWEELSKNHISLEEYLQHDLEEELANQRFPQLIKQVVINLDDISENNYLKRAIVEKKIFHLTDTKDISLLPDAIKSFIIPSEIVIVPIFSSRDIIGIIMADNAFHYNPIDESTILLISLLSIQTGIALENATTHNIVIQQLEELRELHNTMKQLQEELVKKEKLSTIGKMASYLIHEIKNPLVTIGGFAKRIAGENNLDTIHRDADIIFKEMKKLEQILNKLSTFTLLAPLKIERINILDVVNEIIEVFELEFTKKHIDVKVDIPENISIKAERVQIFEILFNLISNSVENMNTGTIKISAVIEGVYLKITVQDTGKGIPDEVLPHITEPFFSTKTEGFGLGLFIVSNIIENYGGKLEITSVKQQGTTVNVYLPL, from the coding sequence ATGATAAAAACATTTGAAGAAAAATGTAGATTGTTGAATTATGAATTATATCTGCTCCACACCATCTCAAAAGCAATAAAAGAAACCTTCAATGAAGGAAAAATTCTGAATGTAACCTTAACTGCACTTACAGCAAACGGTGCACTGGGATTAAGTAGAGCCGCTATATTCTACTATGATAAAGAGAAAAATATTATTTATGGCAAAAAAGGAATAGGTCCTTTTGATGAAAAAGAAGCAGCACAGATATGGGAAGAACTCAGTAAAAACCATATATCACTTGAGGAATATCTTCAACATGATCTTGAAGAAGAACTTGCAAATCAAAGATTCCCTCAGTTAATCAAACAGGTAGTTATCAATCTTGACGATATATCTGAAAACAACTATCTAAAGAGAGCCATTGTTGAAAAAAAAATATTCCATCTAACTGATACAAAAGATATCTCTCTTCTTCCTGATGCAATCAAGAGTTTTATAATACCATCTGAAATAGTAATAGTACCCATCTTTTCATCCAGAGATATAATTGGAATTATCATGGCAGATAATGCCTTTCACTATAATCCCATAGATGAATCCACAATACTTCTCATTTCTTTATTAAGTATACAGACAGGTATAGCACTGGAAAACGCTACTACCCACAATATAGTAATACAGCAACTTGAAGAATTGAGAGAACTGCATAATACAATGAAACAACTCCAGGAAGAACTGGTAAAAAAAGAAAAACTTTCTACTATAGGAAAGATGGCATCTTATCTTATACATGAGATAAAAAATCCTCTCGTCACCATAGGTGGCTTTGCAAAAAGGATAGCAGGTGAAAACAATCTTGATACTATACATAGAGATGCAGATATTATATTTAAAGAGATGAAAAAATTAGAGCAGATATTAAATAAACTATCTACATTTACACTTCTTGCTCCTCTTAAAATAGAGAGAATCAATATACTTGATGTGGTTAATGAGATTATTGAGGTCTTTGAATTAGAGTTCACAAAAAAACATATAGATGTCAAGGTAGATATACCTGAAAATATATCTATCAAGGCAGAAAGGGTACAGATATTTGAGATATTATTCAATTTAATATCTAACTCTGTGGAAAATATGAATACAGGAACTATAAAAATATCTGCTGTTATAGAGGGTGTATACCTAAAAATAACAGTACAGGATACAGGAAAAGGTATACCTGATGAAGTTCTTCCACATATAACAGAACCATTCTTTTCCACAAAAACAGAGGGATTTGGACTCGGGCTGTTTATCGTCTCCAACATAATAGAAAATTATGGAGGAAAACTTGAGATAACATCTGTTAAACAGCAGGGTACTACCGTAAATGTATATCTTCCTCTATAA
- a CDS encoding response regulator, giving the protein MDKKRILIVEDEDNERLLYKEELEKDGFEVTCCTNGNEAIGLIEKEKFDLAIIDIQMPQMDGIETLGKILTKKRNLPIIIYTAYPQYKDQFLTWAADAYLIKSSDLTILKDKVKTILSRK; this is encoded by the coding sequence ATGGATAAAAAAAGAATCTTGATAGTAGAAGATGAAGATAATGAGCGATTACTTTATAAAGAAGAACTTGAAAAGGATGGCTTTGAAGTAACATGCTGTACTAACGGTAATGAGGCAATAGGACTAATAGAGAAAGAAAAATTTGACCTTGCTATAATAGACATCCAGATGCCACAGATGGACGGAATTGAAACTTTGGGAAAGATATTGACTAAAAAGAGAAATTTACCTATAATTATATATACGGCATATCCCCAGTATAAAGACCAATTTTTAACATGGGCTGCTGATGCGTATCTTATCAAAAGTTCTGATTTAACAATATTAAAAGATAAGGTAAAAACGATACTGAGTAGAAAATGA
- the glgC gene encoding glucose-1-phosphate adenylyltransferase: MNLKDITTFILAGGKGERLYPLTRDRTKPAVPFGGIYRIIDFPLSNAINSGLRKIYIFTQYKSLSLQRHIREGWNIFSRELGEFIDLVPAQQRISEEWYQGTADSVFQNINILEDEKPELILILSGDQVYKMDYRRIINAHIEKKADLTISVFEVPIKEAYRFGVLQLDENNRVIDFKEKPSTPIPDPKNPEVSLISMGIYVFNLEVLIKKVMEDAKRVDSTHDFGKDVIPSMIETYNVYGFRFIDENKKETKYWRDIGTIDAYWEANMDLVNIDPLLNLYDRDWLIRTFQVQYPPVKTVFSWEDRKASVTDSMLSSGCIISGGTVRHSVLAPNVRINSYSEVVDSILFENVNIGRYAKIRRAIIDKNVIVPPYTEIGYNLEEDRKRFVVSENGIVVIPKNYKW, from the coding sequence ATGAATTTAAAAGACATAACAACATTTATATTAGCAGGTGGTAAAGGAGAACGACTTTATCCCCTTACGAGAGATAGAACTAAACCTGCTGTTCCATTTGGGGGGATTTACAGAATTATTGATTTCCCATTAAGTAATGCCATAAATTCGGGATTAAGAAAAATTTATATATTTACACAGTATAAGTCCCTTTCTCTTCAAAGACATATAAGAGAAGGATGGAATATATTTTCAAGGGAATTAGGAGAATTTATTGACCTTGTTCCTGCACAGCAGAGAATAAGTGAAGAGTGGTACCAGGGAACTGCTGACTCTGTCTTTCAGAATATAAACATATTAGAGGACGAAAAGCCAGAATTGATACTTATACTTTCAGGGGACCAAGTTTATAAGATGGACTATAGAAGAATAATAAATGCACACATTGAAAAGAAGGCAGACCTAACCATCAGTGTGTTTGAGGTTCCAATTAAAGAAGCATATAGATTTGGTGTTCTACAATTAGACGAAAATAATCGTGTTATTGATTTTAAAGAAAAACCATCTACGCCCATACCTGACCCTAAAAATCCTGAGGTTTCACTCATCTCAATGGGTATATATGTATTTAATCTGGAAGTTCTTATTAAAAAAGTTATGGAAGATGCAAAAAGAGTAGATAGTACTCATGATTTTGGAAAGGATGTTATACCTTCAATGATAGAAACTTATAATGTATACGGGTTCCGTTTCATAGATGAGAATAAAAAGGAAACAAAATACTGGCGAGATATAGGGACAATAGATGCTTACTGGGAAGCCAATATGGACCTTGTAAATATAGACCCTCTGTTAAATCTTTATGACAGGGACTGGCTTATTAGAACATTTCAGGTTCAGTACCCTCCTGTAAAGACAGTATTCTCATGGGAAGATAGAAAGGCGTCTGTTACGGACTCAATGCTTTCAAGTGGGTGTATCATAAGTGGTGGAACAGTAAGACACAGTGTTCTTGCTCCAAATGTAAGAATAAACAGTTATTCAGAGGTTGTTGACAGCATACTATTTGAAAATGTAAATATCGGAAGATATGCAAAAATCAGGAGGGCTATAATAGATAAAAATGTAATAGTCCCTCCCTATACTGAAATTGGATATAATCTTGAAGAAGATAGAAAAAGATTTGTTGTCTCTGAAAATGGAATTGTTGTAATACCAAAAAACTACAAATGGTGA
- a CDS encoding DUF4931 domain-containing protein — translation MSELRKDPVIGRWVVIATERKFRPSDFVAVSEVPQETFCPFCPGNEDKTPPEIFAIRYGSTQPNTPGWEVRVVPNKFPALRIEGDLNRRGIGMYDMMNGIGAHEVIIETPVHKNPANELMDIKDFSLTTMLNVIETYQIRCIDLKKDNRFRYILVFKNFGKEAGASLSHPHSQLIVTPVVPKRVKEELNGAKWYYEYKERCVWCDIINQEIDSGKRIVEQNESFIVIAPFASRFPFELSLIPLRHSPDFDYITPREKELLAEILIKTFKKISKGLNNPSYNFMIHTAPCRYQRPGYWQTIEKDYHWHIEIIPRLVKQGGFEWGTGFYINPTPPEEAAEFLKSLNV, via the coding sequence ATGTCAGAATTAAGAAAAGACCCTGTAATAGGAAGATGGGTAGTAATAGCAACCGAAAGAAAATTTAGACCTTCGGATTTTGTTGCTGTTTCTGAAGTACCACAGGAAACATTTTGTCCTTTCTGTCCTGGTAATGAGGATAAAACACCTCCTGAGATATTTGCTATAAGATACGGAAGTACACAACCCAATACTCCTGGATGGGAAGTAAGGGTAGTCCCCAATAAATTTCCTGCTTTAAGAATAGAAGGAGACCTTAACAGAAGAGGAATAGGTATGTATGATATGATGAATGGTATAGGAGCACATGAAGTAATAATTGAAACCCCAGTACATAAAAATCCAGCAAATGAACTTATGGATATAAAGGACTTCTCTCTAACAACTATGTTAAATGTTATTGAGACATATCAGATAAGATGTATTGACCTAAAAAAAGATAACCGTTTCAGATATATCCTTGTTTTCAAAAACTTTGGGAAAGAAGCCGGTGCTTCTCTATCCCATCCTCATTCTCAACTTATAGTAACTCCTGTTGTTCCCAAAAGGGTAAAGGAAGAACTCAACGGAGCAAAATGGTATTATGAGTATAAGGAACGATGTGTCTGGTGTGACATAATAAACCAGGAGATTGACAGCGGGAAAAGAATAGTTGAACAGAATGAGTCATTTATTGTTATTGCTCCTTTTGCTTCAAGATTCCCGTTTGAATTATCTTTAATTCCTTTAAGACACTCCCCTGATTTTGACTATATCACACCGAGAGAAAAAGAGCTGCTCGCAGAGATACTTATTAAAACATTTAAGAAAATATCAAAAGGACTTAATAATCCTTCTTATAATTTTATGATTCACACCGCTCCTTGCAGGTATCAACGTCCAGGATACTGGCAGACAATAGAGAAGGACTATCACTGGCATATAGAGATAATACCACGGCTTGTAAAACAGGGTGGATTTGAATGGGGAACAGGATTTTATATAAATCCTACCCCACCTGAAGAAGCAGCAGAGTTTCTTAAGTCCCTTAATGTATAG
- a CDS encoding glycogen synthase: MRKKNIALVSAEAVPFVKVGGMADVVGALYKYLKSKENIYMFIPLYKQIKGKYKIEIISPLEVRFLESRVENGFLAKSKDFPGVYFIGSDRYFDRDEIYGPGGKDYPDSAERFSFFSKAVLEAVISLKIDMDIFHCHDWHSALLPLYLELYYKERFPKAKTLFTIHNLGYQGVFSIDKFHLLGIPWHYFNMEELEFYGNVNFMKAGIIHSDTLNTVSPTYAKEIITPEFGHNLDGLLRKYQNKLKGILNGLDYQIWNPAFDNYIAKKYRSYKSKIENKIALQKKQSLQIDSNIPVFGMVSRLAEQKGIDYLTDIMERLFKNNLQIVVLGDGEIKYKEILSKWQKKIPEKMSFTSGFNEELAHQIYAGSDFFLMPSRFEPCGLGQLISFKYGTIPIVRKVGGLADTVAEYNPETEEGTGFVFEGGSEEFMSKIEQALQLFKNKEKMERLVSKIINLDFSWKASVEEYLKTYNTLMR, from the coding sequence ATGAGAAAAAAGAACATTGCTCTGGTCTCTGCAGAAGCAGTTCCATTTGTAAAGGTTGGTGGTATGGCTGACGTTGTAGGAGCGCTGTATAAATATCTGAAGAGCAAAGAAAATATATATATGTTTATCCCTCTGTATAAACAAATAAAAGGAAAATACAAGATAGAAATTATTTCCCCTTTAGAAGTAAGATTTTTGGAAAGCAGGGTAGAAAATGGATTTTTAGCAAAGAGTAAGGACTTCCCTGGTGTTTATTTTATAGGCAGTGATAGATATTTTGATAGGGACGAGATTTATGGACCAGGGGGAAAGGACTATCCTGACAGTGCAGAAAGATTCTCTTTCTTTTCAAAAGCAGTACTTGAAGCAGTAATTTCGTTAAAGATAGATATGGATATATTCCACTGTCATGACTGGCATAGTGCTCTTCTACCTTTATATCTTGAATTATACTATAAAGAACGTTTTCCAAAAGCAAAGACACTTTTTACCATACACAATCTGGGATATCAAGGGGTCTTCTCTATTGATAAGTTTCATTTACTCGGAATCCCATGGCACTATTTTAATATGGAAGAACTTGAGTTTTATGGTAATGTTAATTTTATGAAAGCAGGAATTATACATTCTGATACATTAAATACAGTAAGTCCAACATATGCAAAAGAAATTATTACTCCTGAATTCGGACATAACCTTGACGGTCTCCTGAGAAAATATCAGAACAAACTGAAAGGAATTCTCAACGGTCTTGACTACCAGATATGGAATCCTGCTTTTGACAATTATATAGCAAAAAAATACAGAAGTTATAAAAGCAAAATAGAAAACAAAATAGCACTGCAGAAAAAACAGTCCTTACAGATAGATAGTAATATCCCTGTTTTTGGTATGGTAAGCCGACTGGCTGAACAGAAAGGTATTGATTATCTCACTGATATAATGGAACGTTTGTTTAAGAATAACTTACAGATTGTAGTATTAGGAGATGGAGAAATAAAATATAAGGAAATTCTATCAAAATGGCAAAAGAAGATACCAGAAAAGATGTCATTTACATCTGGATTTAATGAAGAACTAGCACATCAAATATATGCAGGAAGCGACTTTTTCCTTATGCCTTCAAGATTTGAGCCCTGCGGACTTGGACAGTTAATAAGCTTTAAGTATGGAACTATTCCTATAGTAAGAAAGGTTGGAGGACTTGCAGATACAGTAGCAGAATATAATCCAGAAACAGAAGAAGGAACTGGATTTGTATTTGAAGGTGGAAGTGAAGAATTTATGTCAAAGATAGAACAGGCACTTCAACTTTTTAAGAATAAAGAGAAGATGGAACGGCTGGTAAGCAAAATCATTAACCTTGACTTTTCCTGGAAAGCATCAGTAGAAGAATATCTAAAAACATACAATACTCTTATGAGGTAA